A window of the Sphaerobacter thermophilus DSM 20745 genome harbors these coding sequences:
- a CDS encoding uroporphyrinogen-III synthase — MEGGVIPAESACGPLAGLRVLVTRAAGQAGDLSARLRAAGAEPVEVAVIQIVPPDDVAPLDDALRRLPEYDWVLFTSSNTVEAVFARLDALGLDARAFEATRVAAIGTATAERLRARGVRVDYVPDRFVAEALLEGLITRGVAGQRVLLPRAEHARDVLPNGLRSVGATVDVVVAYRTEIPPDAPGLRALEAGEIDVVTLTSSSTARNLVALASGRVDLINRARVACIGPITAATAREVGLRVDLVAEEHTIPGLVAALVADAERSRA; from the coding sequence ATGGAAGGCGGTGTCATCCCGGCGGAGTCCGCGTGCGGCCCTCTGGCAGGGCTGCGGGTGCTCGTCACTCGCGCTGCCGGTCAGGCGGGCGATCTGAGCGCCCGCCTGCGGGCCGCAGGGGCGGAGCCGGTCGAGGTGGCGGTGATCCAGATCGTCCCGCCGGATGATGTTGCCCCGCTGGATGACGCGCTGCGGCGGTTGCCCGAGTACGACTGGGTGCTGTTCACCAGCAGCAACACGGTTGAGGCGGTGTTCGCCCGGCTCGATGCGCTGGGTCTGGACGCCCGGGCGTTCGAGGCAACGCGCGTGGCGGCGATCGGGACGGCGACGGCCGAGCGCCTGCGTGCGCGAGGGGTGCGCGTTGACTACGTGCCGGACCGGTTCGTCGCCGAGGCGCTGCTGGAGGGGCTGATCACGCGCGGCGTCGCCGGGCAGCGGGTGCTGCTGCCGCGCGCCGAGCACGCGCGGGATGTCCTGCCGAACGGCCTTCGCTCGGTGGGCGCCACGGTCGACGTCGTCGTCGCCTACCGGACCGAGATCCCGCCCGACGCGCCGGGGCTGCGCGCGCTGGAGGCGGGGGAGATCGACGTCGTGACGCTGACCAGTTCCTCGACGGCGCGTAACCTCGTGGCGCTCGCGTCCGGGCGGGTCGACCTCATCAACCGCGCGCGGGTTGCCTGCATCGGCCCGATCACCGCCGCGACCGCGCGCGAGGTGGGCCTGCGGGTGGATCTGGTCGCCGAGGAACACACGATTCCCGGACTGGTTGCCGCGCTAGTGGCCGATGCAGAGAGGAGCCGCGCATGA
- the hemC gene encoding hydroxymethylbilane synthase codes for MTIVPSPQLQVRLGTRGSALAREQTRRVMAALAALRPDLELIETIVSTAGDRDKRTPLTVIGGQGVFARELQTALLAGTVDVAVHSAKDLPTEPVPGLVIGAFFSREDARDVLVSRDGRSLADLPPGARVGTSSRRRLVALRRLRPDLEAVDLRGNLDTRLRKVREGEVDAAILAAAGLLRMGWQEHITEFLSLDDFVPAPGQGALAIECRADDPAVNEMLAALNDPAAALAARTERSFLRALGGGCRSPIGAHATVSGDTVTLRVMLGDEAMTRVRLSTWTLPAAEAETRAGALAVEVQRSLAGADPLPV; via the coding sequence GTGACCATCGTCCCGTCGCCTCAACTCCAGGTGCGCCTGGGAACGCGCGGGAGCGCACTGGCGCGGGAGCAGACCCGCCGCGTGATGGCCGCCCTCGCTGCCCTGCGCCCCGATCTCGAACTGATCGAGACGATCGTCAGCACCGCGGGCGACCGCGATAAGCGTACCCCATTGACCGTCATCGGGGGACAGGGGGTCTTCGCCCGCGAGCTGCAAACCGCACTCCTGGCCGGCACGGTCGATGTTGCCGTGCACAGCGCCAAGGATCTTCCCACCGAGCCGGTGCCAGGCCTCGTCATCGGCGCCTTCTTCAGCCGTGAGGATGCGCGGGATGTGTTGGTCTCGCGTGACGGCCGCTCGCTGGCCGACCTGCCTCCGGGCGCGCGCGTCGGGACCAGTTCCCGCCGGCGGCTGGTCGCCTTACGGCGCCTGCGGCCAGATCTTGAGGCGGTCGACCTTAGAGGGAACCTCGATACCCGCCTGCGCAAGGTGCGCGAGGGCGAGGTTGACGCGGCGATCCTGGCAGCAGCCGGGCTGCTGCGCATGGGCTGGCAGGAGCACATCACCGAGTTCCTGTCACTGGACGACTTCGTCCCGGCGCCGGGCCAGGGAGCGCTGGCGATCGAGTGCCGCGCGGACGATCCGGCGGTGAACGAGATGCTGGCCGCACTCAACGACCCCGCCGCGGCACTCGCGGCGCGGACCGAGCGGTCGTTCCTGCGCGCGCTCGGCGGAGGCTGCCGTTCCCCGATTGGCGCCCACGCCACGGTCAGCGGCGACACGGTGACGCTGCGGGTCATGCTGGGTGATGAGGCGATGACTCGAGTGCGCCTGTCGACCTGGACGCTCCCGGCCGCCGAGGCGGAGACCCGTGCCGGGGCGCTGGCGGTTGAGGTGCAGCGCTCGCTGGCGGGCGCCGACCCGTTGCCGGTGTGA
- the rplU gene encoding 50S ribosomal protein L21, with product MYAVVETGGKQYRVAVGDRIEVERLDAEPGTDVTLDRVLLVADGEDVRVGTPVVEGARVVASVEDQIKGKKVIVFKFKPKKRYRRKQGHRQQLTRLTIKEIVA from the coding sequence GTGTACGCGGTAGTTGAGACTGGCGGTAAGCAATACCGGGTAGCGGTCGGCGATCGTATTGAGGTCGAGCGCCTCGACGCCGAGCCAGGAACTGACGTGACCCTGGACCGGGTGCTCCTGGTCGCCGACGGCGAGGACGTGCGTGTGGGCACGCCGGTCGTCGAAGGCGCCCGGGTCGTCGCCAGCGTCGAAGACCAGATCAAGGGCAAGAAGGTCATCGTCTTCAAGTTCAAGCCCAAGAAGCGCTACCGGCGCAAGCAGGGGCACCGCCAGCAATTGACCCGCTTGACCATTAAGGAGATCGTCGCCTGA
- the rpmA gene encoding 50S ribosomal protein L27, producing the protein MAHKKGMGSSRNGRDSKSKRLGVKRYDGNVVRAGSILVRQRGTKYFPGNNVGMGRDFTLFALIDGTVKWERIRRDRRRVSVYPLSETVASAEAAAGD; encoded by the coding sequence ATGGCGCACAAAAAGGGTATGGGCAGCTCCCGAAACGGGCGCGACAGCAAGTCCAAGCGGCTGGGTGTCAAGCGCTACGACGGTAACGTCGTCCGCGCCGGCTCCATCCTCGTCCGCCAGCGCGGGACGAAGTACTTCCCGGGCAACAACGTCGGCATGGGTCGCGACTTCACCCTCTTCGCCCTCATCGACGGCACGGTGAAGTGGGAGCGAATCCGCCGCGACCGGCGCCGCGTCAGCGTCTACCCGCTGTCCGAGACGGTCGCGTCTGCCGAGGCGGCCGCCGGGGACTAA
- the rpmE gene encoding 50S ribosomal protein L31, which produces MKPGIHPTYQDATVICSCGNTWNTRSTKPLLRIDLCPNCHPFYTGEQRIVDTAGQVERFMKRLEAASETPRKKKAERRQRKLEQRARNQRQEQQLLVTPEEESPEGEPES; this is translated from the coding sequence ATGAAGCCGGGAATTCACCCCACCTACCAGGACGCGACAGTTATCTGCTCCTGTGGGAATACCTGGAACACGAGGTCGACCAAGCCGCTCCTGCGCATCGACCTCTGTCCGAACTGCCATCCGTTCTATACCGGTGAGCAGCGGATCGTGGACACCGCCGGCCAGGTGGAGCGCTTCATGAAGCGCCTGGAGGCGGCCTCCGAGACGCCCCGCAAGAAGAAGGCGGAGCGTCGGCAGAGGAAGCTGGAGCAGCGGGCGAGGAACCAGCGGCAGGAGCAGCAGCTCCTGGTCACGCCCGAGGAGGAATCCCCCGAGGGGGAGCCAGAGAGCTAA
- a CDS encoding 4Fe-4S dicluster domain-containing protein, producing MTYVIAQPCIGLKDASCVEVCPVDCIHSDDEAEQYFINPDECIDCGVCAEVCPVEAIFFEDDLPEQWADFLRINREYFQK from the coding sequence ATGACCTATGTCATTGCGCAGCCCTGCATCGGGCTCAAGGATGCCTCCTGCGTTGAGGTCTGCCCGGTGGACTGCATCCACTCCGACGACGAGGCTGAGCAGTACTTCATCAATCCCGACGAGTGCATCGACTGCGGCGTGTGCGCCGAGGTCTGCCCGGTGGAGGCCATCTTCTTCGAGGACGACCTCCCCGAGCAGTGGGCCGACTTCCTGCGCATCAACCGCGAGTACTTCCAGAAGTAG